The nucleotide sequence GGCACCGCGATCGCCGTTGCGTACCGCGGTGATATTGATGCCGGTGTCCCAGTGGTCCTTGTTTTTGTCCGAGCGAATGACCACGCCCTCGCATTCCATGAGGTATTCCTTCTTTTTATGCTCGATGGTAATCATCATGAATACAACGGTATAGGGCTCCATGCGTTCGTTCGTTTCACAGAGCAGGCCGTTCTCGCTGATATTGATGCCTTTCGCCCCCACGAAATTCTCACGCGCGTAGGTAAGCTCCACCATCTGGTTTATCTCGAAACGCGGGTGTTTTCGTTTTTCCGCCACGATCGTCATCTGAGACCCCCTATTTTCGATTTTACCCCCGCGCCGCCGGACGCGGGCCCTGCCCTTGAGGGTATGCCCTTCTTTATTTTTAATTTTACTGGAAAAATGGGTCAATGTCAACCAAATCGCGGGGCCGATATTCGCTCTCCCGCATGGTAATTCTGTTGCATCCGCATGCCCCTCATGCATACTTCCCCTATGAAGACCCGCGCTCGGTTCGTTGTCCTGCCCCTCGGCCTGCT is from Spirochaetota bacterium and encodes:
- a CDS encoding PilZ domain-containing protein; the encoded protein is MHEGHADATELPCGRANIGPAIWLTLTHFSSKIKNKEGHTLKGRARVRRRGGKIENRGSQMTIVAEKRKHPRFEINQMVELTYARENFVGAKGINISENGLLCETNERMEPYTVVFMMITIEHKKKEYLMECEGVVIRSDKNKDHWDTGINITAVRNGDRGAFKEFVDSLK